A stretch of Mycobacterium sp. ITM-2016-00316 DNA encodes these proteins:
- a CDS encoding glycosyltransferase family 4 protein, which translates to MRIGMVCPYSFDVHGGVQAHVLQLAEVFLAGGHHVSVLAPSSADAGTHLPDYVVSGGRAVPIPYNGSVARLRFGPATHRKVKKWLIGGDFDVLHLHEPNAPSVSMLALMIAEGPIVATFHTSTTKSLTLSVFQGMLRPLNEKIVGRIAVSDLARRWQMEALGSDAVEIPNGVTVSEFASAPTLEGYPRPGRSILFLGRFDEPRKGMAVLLGALPRLVAEFPDVEVLVVGRGDEQELAEEAGECAANLRFLGAVDDATKASALRSVDLYCAPNTGGESFGIVLVEAMAAGTAVVASDLDAFRRVLNDGEAGRLVPVGDSDALATSLIELLGDDQARKQYVAAASEAVQRYDWSVVAGEIMRVYETVSSVGAKVQVTT; encoded by the coding sequence ATGCGTATCGGGATGGTGTGCCCGTACTCGTTCGACGTGCACGGCGGTGTGCAGGCCCACGTGCTGCAACTGGCCGAGGTGTTCCTGGCCGGCGGCCACCACGTCAGCGTGCTGGCCCCGTCCTCGGCCGACGCCGGCACACACCTGCCCGACTACGTGGTGTCCGGCGGCCGGGCCGTTCCCATTCCCTACAACGGATCCGTCGCGCGGCTGCGGTTCGGGCCGGCCACTCACCGCAAGGTCAAGAAGTGGCTCATCGGCGGAGATTTCGATGTGCTGCACCTGCACGAGCCGAACGCGCCGAGCGTGTCCATGCTGGCGCTGATGATCGCCGAGGGCCCGATCGTCGCGACCTTCCACACCTCGACCACAAAATCGTTGACGCTGAGCGTGTTCCAGGGAATGCTGCGCCCGCTCAACGAGAAGATCGTCGGCCGGATCGCGGTGTCGGACCTCGCGCGGCGCTGGCAGATGGAGGCCCTGGGCTCCGACGCCGTCGAAATCCCGAACGGTGTCACGGTTTCGGAGTTCGCTTCGGCGCCGACGCTGGAGGGCTACCCGCGGCCGGGGCGCTCGATACTGTTCCTCGGCCGGTTCGACGAGCCGCGCAAGGGGATGGCGGTACTGCTGGGCGCGCTGCCGCGGTTGGTGGCTGAATTCCCCGACGTCGAGGTGCTGGTGGTCGGCCGCGGCGATGAGCAGGAACTGGCCGAGGAAGCCGGCGAGTGCGCCGCGAACCTGCGGTTCCTCGGGGCCGTCGACGATGCCACCAAGGCCTCGGCGCTGCGCAGTGTCGATCTCTACTGCGCCCCCAACACCGGCGGTGAGAGTTTCGGGATCGTGCTGGTGGAGGCGATGGCCGCCGGCACCGCGGTGGTGGCCAGTGATCTCGACGCGTTTCGGCGGGTGCTGAACGACGGCGAAGCCGGCCGCCTGGTGCCGGTCGGCGACTCGGATGCGTTGGCCACCAGCCTGATCGAGTTGCTCGGCGACGACCAGGCGCGCAAGCAGTATGTGGCCGCGGCATCGGAGGCGGTGCAGCGCTACGACTGGTCGGTGGTAGCCGGCGAGATCATGCGGGTCTACGAGACGGTGAGCAGCGTGGGAGCCAAGGTTCAGGTGACAACGTGA
- a CDS encoding NUDIX domain-containing protein, translating to MSWIFIVLLVLVGVVLLLLGSWAYLTANRLDRLHVRYDLSWQALDGLLARRAVVARAVAVDAYGRAPEGKRLAVLAAAAERAPRNMREAAENELSAALETVDPLSLPVALVAELADAEARVLLARRFHNDAVRDTLALRDRPLVRLLHLGGTAALPTYFEIAERAGPAARDTGQFSRRVSARVMLLDEDGKVLLFCGSDPARAGTGARRWWFTVGGAVEPGEELAETAARELAEETGLTVSPAELVGPVWRREAVIDFNGSVMRSEELFFLHRTTRFEPSTTGHTALERRYIHGHLWCDETMIGELVAKGETVYPLQLGELLAQAGQLADVRGAGPGTQPQLIR from the coding sequence GTGAGCTGGATCTTCATCGTGCTGCTGGTCCTCGTCGGCGTCGTGCTGCTGCTGCTCGGCAGCTGGGCATACCTGACGGCGAACCGGCTGGATCGCCTGCACGTGCGCTACGACCTGTCCTGGCAGGCGCTGGACGGTCTGTTGGCGCGGCGCGCCGTGGTCGCCCGCGCGGTCGCCGTCGACGCCTACGGGCGGGCGCCGGAGGGTAAACGGTTGGCTGTCCTGGCCGCTGCCGCCGAACGAGCGCCGCGCAACATGCGCGAGGCCGCGGAGAACGAGTTGTCGGCCGCGCTGGAGACCGTCGACCCGCTGTCGTTGCCGGTGGCACTGGTCGCCGAACTCGCCGATGCGGAAGCCCGGGTGCTGCTGGCCCGCCGATTCCACAACGATGCCGTGCGCGACACCCTGGCCTTGCGGGATCGTCCGCTGGTGCGACTGCTGCACCTCGGCGGCACCGCCGCGCTGCCGACGTACTTCGAGATTGCGGAGCGGGCGGGTCCGGCGGCTCGCGATACCGGTCAGTTCAGCAGGCGGGTCTCGGCCAGGGTCATGCTGCTCGACGAGGACGGCAAGGTGCTGTTGTTCTGTGGCTCCGACCCGGCTCGTGCGGGTACGGGCGCGCGGCGCTGGTGGTTCACCGTCGGTGGTGCGGTGGAGCCCGGGGAAGAGCTCGCCGAGACCGCGGCGCGGGAGCTGGCCGAGGAGACGGGGCTGACCGTGTCGCCGGCCGAGCTGGTGGGCCCGGTGTGGCGGCGGGAGGCGGTCATCGACTTCAACGGGTCGGTGATGCGCAGCGAGGAACTGTTCTTCCTGCACCGGACCACTCGCTTCGAACCCTCTACCACAGGTCACACCGCCCTGGAGCGTCGCTACATTCACGGTCACCTCTGGTGCGATGAGACAATGATCGGCGAGCTGGTCGCCAAGGGAGAAACCGTGTATCCGCTGCAGCTCGGCGAACTCCTGGCCCAGGCCGGCCAATTGGCCGATGTGCGGGGTGCCGGGCCCGGTACGCAGCCTCAGCTGATCCGCTGA
- the pdxS gene encoding pyridoxal 5'-phosphate synthase lyase subunit PdxS, translating into METAPGSGSQTGTARVKRGMAEMLKGGVIMDVVTPEQARIAEAAGAVAVMALERVPADIRAQGGVSRMSDPDMIEGIIAAVTIPVMAKVRIGHFVEAQILQSLGVDYIDESEVLTPADYANHIDKWKFTVPFVCGATNLGEALRRITEGAAMIRSKGEAGTGDVSNATTHMRSIGGEIRRLGSLSEDELFVAAKELQAPYDLVVEVARAGKLPVTMFTAGGIATPADAAMMMQLGAEGVFVGSGIFKSGDPAARAAAIVKATTFYDDPDVLAKVSRGLGEAMVGINVEDIAQPHRLAERGW; encoded by the coding sequence ATGGAAACCGCACCTGGTTCCGGCAGTCAGACCGGCACCGCGCGGGTGAAGCGCGGGATGGCCGAGATGCTCAAGGGCGGGGTCATCATGGACGTCGTCACCCCCGAGCAGGCCCGCATCGCCGAGGCCGCCGGCGCGGTGGCGGTGATGGCCCTGGAGCGGGTACCCGCCGATATCCGCGCCCAGGGTGGCGTCTCGCGGATGAGCGACCCGGACATGATCGAGGGCATCATCGCCGCGGTCACCATCCCGGTGATGGCCAAGGTGCGCATCGGTCACTTCGTGGAGGCCCAGATCCTGCAGAGCCTCGGAGTCGACTACATCGACGAGTCCGAGGTGCTGACCCCGGCCGACTACGCCAACCACATCGACAAGTGGAAGTTCACCGTGCCGTTCGTGTGCGGGGCGACCAACCTGGGTGAGGCGCTGCGCCGGATCACCGAGGGCGCGGCGATGATCCGTTCCAAGGGTGAGGCCGGCACCGGCGACGTCTCGAATGCGACGACGCACATGCGTTCCATCGGTGGCGAGATCCGCCGGCTGGGTTCGCTGAGCGAGGACGAGTTGTTCGTGGCGGCCAAGGAGCTCCAGGCCCCCTATGACCTCGTGGTCGAGGTGGCCCGGGCCGGCAAGCTGCCGGTGACGATGTTCACCGCCGGTGGTATCGCCACCCCGGCGGACGCGGCGATGATGATGCAACTCGGTGCCGAGGGCGTGTTCGTCGGCTCGGGCATCTTCAAGTCCGGTGACCCGGCGGCACGTGCCGCGGCGATCGTGAAGGCCACCACCTTCTACGACGATCCCGATGTGCTGGCCAAGGTGTCGCGCGGCCTGGGCGAGGCCATGGTCGGTATCAACGTGGAGGACATCGCGCAGCCCCACCGGCTCGCCGAGCGCGGCTGGTAG
- the tesB gene encoding acyl-CoA thioesterase II, translating into MSIEEILDLEQLEVDIYRGGVFSPESGFLQRTFGGHVAGQSLVSAVRTVDPKFQVHSLHGYFLRPGDARAPSVYLVERIRDGGSFATRRVSVVQHGQTIFSMSASFQSDQSGIEHQDAMPSAPAPDDIPGFKTNSKVFDDASFRQFDEWDVRIVPRDQVNLLPGKASQQQVWFRHRDPLPDDPVLHICALAYLSDLTLLGSAQVNHPDERKHLMIASLDHAMWFMRPFRADEWLLYDQSSPSACGGRALTEGKLFNQYGEMVASVMQEGLTRYQRGFTPPGQ; encoded by the coding sequence GTGTCGATCGAAGAGATCCTCGACCTCGAGCAACTGGAAGTCGACATCTACCGCGGCGGGGTGTTCAGCCCGGAGTCCGGCTTCCTGCAGCGCACCTTCGGTGGGCATGTGGCGGGCCAGTCGCTGGTGTCGGCGGTGCGCACGGTGGACCCGAAGTTCCAGGTGCACTCGCTGCACGGCTACTTCCTGCGCCCCGGAGACGCCCGCGCACCGTCGGTGTACCTGGTGGAACGGATCCGTGACGGCGGCTCGTTCGCCACCCGCCGGGTGAGTGTCGTCCAGCACGGGCAGACCATCTTCAGCATGTCGGCGTCGTTCCAGAGCGATCAGAGCGGTATCGAGCACCAGGACGCCATGCCGTCGGCGCCCGCACCCGATGACATTCCCGGATTCAAGACCAACTCGAAGGTCTTCGACGACGCCAGTTTCCGTCAGTTCGATGAGTGGGACGTGCGTATCGTCCCCCGTGATCAGGTGAACCTGTTGCCCGGCAAGGCTTCTCAGCAGCAGGTGTGGTTTCGCCACCGCGATCCGCTGCCGGATGACCCGGTGCTGCACATCTGTGCGCTGGCCTACCTGAGCGATCTGACCCTGCTGGGTTCGGCGCAGGTCAATCACCCCGACGAGCGCAAGCATCTGATGATCGCGTCGCTGGATCACGCGATGTGGTTCATGCGTCCGTTCCGCGCCGATGAGTGGCTGCTCTATGACCAGTCCTCGCCGTCGGCCTGCGGCGGGCGTGCGCTCACCGAGGGCAAGCTGTTCAACCAGTACGGCGAGATGGTCGCATCGGTGATGCAGGAGGGGCTGACCCGCTATCAGCGTGGCTTCACCCCACCCGGCCAGTGA
- the pdxT gene encoding pyridoxal 5'-phosphate synthase glutaminase subunit PdxT encodes MSVAVGVLALQGDTREHLAALNEAGAEAVTVRRLAELKSVDALVIPGGESTAMSHLLREFELLEPLRGLLRDGMPAYGSCAGMILLAREILDAGVPGRAALPLGGIDITVRRNAFGRQVDSFEEDLAFTGIDGPVHAVFIRAPWVERTGPEVEVLATAAGHPVAVRQGRMLATSFHPEMTGDRRVHAMFVDMVAGR; translated from the coding sequence GTGAGCGTCGCTGTCGGGGTCCTCGCTCTGCAGGGCGACACCCGTGAGCATCTGGCGGCACTGAACGAAGCCGGCGCCGAGGCCGTCACGGTGCGGCGTCTCGCCGAGCTGAAATCCGTCGACGCACTGGTCATTCCGGGTGGCGAGTCGACGGCGATGAGTCATCTGCTGCGCGAGTTCGAGCTCCTGGAGCCGCTGCGCGGACTGTTGCGCGACGGGATGCCCGCCTACGGCTCGTGCGCGGGAATGATCCTGCTGGCCCGGGAGATCCTGGACGCCGGGGTTCCCGGGCGCGCGGCGTTACCACTCGGTGGCATAGACATCACCGTGCGCCGCAATGCGTTCGGTCGTCAGGTCGATTCCTTCGAGGAGGACCTGGCGTTCACCGGTATCGACGGTCCGGTGCACGCGGTCTTCATCCGGGCCCCTTGGGTGGAACGGACCGGGCCCGAGGTCGAGGTGCTGGCCACCGCCGCCGGTCATCCGGTGGCGGTACGCCAGGGCCGGATGCTCGCCACCTCCTTCCACCCGGAGATGACCGGCGACCGGCGGGTGCACGCGATGTTCGTCGACATGGTGGCCGGCCGCTAG
- a CDS encoding TetR/AcrR family transcriptional regulator, giving the protein MVTRVESAAATRRTLLDDAAALLDSGGPDAVTLREVGARAGLSRGAPYRHFANKETLLTAVAAEGWERIGDRMHALRTDSRLLPADTLRRALLGVIEISRRQPHLYHLMFSAPAADPTAVARAAQRMCDEFTHIVAAVVGEQHAQRCAALLLTGAHGAAGLEMSGLLSTDKWHTTAEELTDSLIAAIAPT; this is encoded by the coding sequence ATGGTGACCCGCGTTGAATCCGCCGCCGCCACCCGACGCACGCTGCTCGACGACGCCGCCGCACTACTCGACAGCGGAGGCCCTGACGCCGTGACCCTGCGTGAGGTCGGCGCGCGGGCGGGCCTCAGCCGCGGTGCGCCCTACCGGCACTTCGCGAACAAGGAAACCCTGCTGACGGCGGTCGCCGCCGAGGGCTGGGAGCGCATCGGCGATCGCATGCACGCCCTGCGGACAGACTCCCGCCTCCTCCCCGCCGACACGCTGCGCAGGGCACTGCTCGGCGTCATCGAGATCAGCCGGCGCCAGCCACACCTATACCACCTGATGTTCAGCGCACCCGCGGCAGACCCCACCGCGGTGGCCCGCGCCGCACAACGCATGTGCGATGAGTTCACCCACATCGTCGCCGCGGTCGTCGGCGAACAGCACGCACAGCGCTGCGCGGCCCTACTCCTGACCGGCGCGCACGGTGCGGCAGGGCTGGAAATGAGCGGCCTGCTCAGCACCGACAAATGGCACACCACCGCAGAGGAACTCACCGACAGCCTGATCGCTGCGATCGCCCCGACCTAG
- a CDS encoding SDR family NAD(P)-dependent oxidoreductase: MTMSSELRELAVVTGASTGIGAATARALAGRGFHVLAGVRRGQDGDAIRAPGIEPVILDITDADHIRALGDRVNDDPQGRSVRALVNNAAIQANVPIEVYAIDEWRRMFEVNLFGQVAVTQTLLPALMCSKGRVVNISSVGGRVAMATYGPYAATKFALEAVSDALRREMAPFGVGVVVIEPGAVRTEMLGRAIATAGELVSVMTPAQSRRYGALVQAVHAQAVSSTRAGVPADAAAEVIVTAVTARKPRTRYTVGREAAMIRWLPLLPDRALDRIFAAALRPHFPGEDGRLRAVVG, from the coding sequence ATGACAATGTCATCTGAACTTCGGGAGCTGGCCGTGGTCACCGGAGCGTCCACCGGCATCGGCGCCGCCACGGCACGCGCACTGGCCGGGCGGGGGTTCCACGTCCTTGCCGGTGTCCGGCGCGGGCAGGACGGCGACGCGATCCGGGCACCCGGTATCGAGCCGGTCATCCTCGACATCACCGACGCGGACCACATCCGGGCGCTGGGCGACCGGGTGAACGACGACCCGCAGGGCCGGTCGGTACGGGCGTTGGTGAACAACGCCGCCATCCAGGCCAACGTGCCGATCGAGGTATACGCGATCGACGAATGGCGACGCATGTTCGAGGTCAACCTCTTCGGTCAGGTGGCCGTAACCCAGACGCTGCTGCCGGCGCTGATGTGTTCCAAGGGGCGGGTGGTCAACATCAGCTCGGTCGGCGGCCGGGTCGCGATGGCCACCTATGGTCCCTATGCCGCAACGAAGTTCGCGCTCGAAGCCGTCAGCGACGCACTGCGACGCGAGATGGCTCCATTCGGTGTCGGGGTGGTGGTAATCGAACCGGGGGCCGTGCGCACGGAGATGCTCGGGCGTGCGATTGCCACCGCCGGCGAGCTGGTGTCGGTCATGACGCCCGCGCAGAGCCGCCGCTACGGCGCACTGGTGCAGGCTGTGCATGCACAGGCGGTGTCGTCCACCCGGGCGGGCGTACCCGCAGACGCCGCGGCCGAGGTGATCGTCACTGCGGTGACCGCGCGCAAGCCGCGCACGCGTTATACGGTCGGCCGAGAAGCCGCGATGATCCGCTGGCTGCCGCTGCTGCCCGACCGTGCGCTCGACCGCATCTTCGCCGCCGCGCTGCGCCCGCATTTTCCCGGGGAGGACGGGCGTCTCCGGGCCGTCGTGGGCTAG
- a CDS encoding cytosine permease, whose protein sequence is MTQEIGDEVRHADLDTDLDRLTATKETLEDYTLRFAPRSYRKWSTRVVGISALGGIAYLADFAIGANIGIAYGTTNALWGILIFAVVVMVTGFPLAYYAARYNVDLDLITRGSGFGYYGSVVTNVIFATFTFIFFALEGSIMAQGLELGLGIPLWVGYALSTIVIFPLVIYGMKVLSTLQVWTTPLWLVLMVAPFVYLVISHPESVGEFFAFQGESGTGGFDLGMTLLAAGVCLSLIVQIAEQIDYLRFMPPRTPENSRSWWTWMFLAGPGWVIFGAIKQVVGLFLAVYLIANVFDGAVASANEPVHQFLEIYRNFLPPWLAMTLAVILVVISQVKINVTNAYSGSLAWTNSFTRVTKHYPGRLVFLAFNLLIALILMEANMFAFLNSILGFYANCGIAWVVVVASDIVFNKYLLKLSPMQPEFRRGMLYAVNPVGFVSLFVAAGVSLLTFFGMLGEAIRPYSPLVAIVLGLVLPPIIAVATRGRYYLRRTDDGIDLPMYDELGNPSGEHLKCHVCHHDYERPDMMKCETHDAFVCSLCLSTDKVADHVLPAQT, encoded by the coding sequence ATGACACAGGAGATCGGCGATGAGGTGCGCCATGCGGACCTCGACACTGACCTTGATCGGCTGACTGCCACCAAGGAGACGCTGGAGGACTACACGCTGCGCTTCGCGCCGCGCAGCTACCGCAAGTGGTCCACCCGGGTGGTGGGCATCTCGGCACTCGGCGGGATCGCCTACCTCGCCGATTTCGCGATCGGCGCCAATATCGGCATCGCCTACGGGACCACCAACGCGTTGTGGGGCATTCTCATCTTCGCGGTCGTGGTGATGGTGACCGGATTCCCGCTCGCCTATTACGCGGCGCGCTACAACGTCGATCTCGACCTGATCACCCGCGGCAGCGGCTTCGGCTACTACGGCTCGGTGGTCACCAACGTCATCTTCGCGACGTTCACCTTCATCTTCTTCGCTCTCGAGGGCTCCATCATGGCGCAGGGCCTCGAGCTCGGACTCGGCATCCCGCTGTGGGTGGGTTACGCGCTGTCCACCATCGTCATCTTCCCGCTGGTCATCTACGGCATGAAAGTCCTTTCCACACTGCAGGTCTGGACCACACCGCTGTGGCTGGTGCTGATGGTCGCACCCTTCGTGTACCTGGTGATCAGCCATCCCGAATCGGTCGGGGAATTCTTCGCCTTCCAGGGTGAAAGCGGCACCGGCGGTTTCGACCTGGGCATGACGCTGCTGGCCGCCGGCGTGTGCCTGTCGCTGATCGTGCAGATCGCCGAACAGATCGATTACCTGCGCTTCATGCCGCCTCGGACACCGGAGAACAGCCGCAGCTGGTGGACGTGGATGTTCCTGGCCGGACCGGGCTGGGTGATCTTCGGCGCCATCAAACAGGTGGTCGGCCTGTTCCTGGCGGTGTACCTGATCGCCAACGTCTTCGACGGCGCAGTGGCCAGCGCGAACGAACCCGTGCACCAGTTCCTGGAGATTTACCGCAACTTCCTGCCACCCTGGCTGGCCATGACGCTGGCAGTGATCCTGGTGGTGATCAGCCAGGTCAAGATCAACGTCACCAATGCCTACTCCGGCTCGCTGGCGTGGACCAACTCGTTCACCCGCGTCACCAAGCACTACCCCGGTCGGCTGGTGTTCCTCGCGTTCAACCTGCTGATCGCGCTGATCCTGATGGAAGCCAACATGTTCGCGTTCCTGAACTCCATCCTGGGGTTCTACGCCAACTGCGGTATCGCCTGGGTTGTGGTGGTGGCCTCGGACATCGTGTTCAACAAGTACCTGTTGAAACTGTCGCCGATGCAGCCCGAGTTCCGCCGCGGCATGCTGTACGCGGTCAATCCGGTCGGTTTCGTCTCCCTGTTCGTCGCGGCCGGGGTGTCGCTGCTGACGTTCTTCGGCATGCTCGGCGAGGCCATCCGGCCGTACTCGCCGCTGGTGGCCATCGTGCTGGGCCTGGTGCTTCCGCCGATCATTGCCGTCGCCACCAGGGGCAGGTACTACCTGCGCCGCACCGATGACGGCATCGACCTGCCGATGTACGACGAACTCGGCAACCCGTCCGGAGAACACCTCAAATGCCATGTGTGCCATCACGACTACGAGCGGCCCGACATGATGAAATGCGAGACCCATGACGCGTTCGTCTGCTCGCTGTGCCTGTCGACCGACAAGGTCGCCGACCACGTGCTGCCCGCGCAGACCTAG
- a CDS encoding acyl-CoA dehydrogenase family protein: protein MTFSLELSSDLLDVQKWVHEFAADVVRPAAAEWDEREETPWPIIQEAAKVGLYSLEMMAEQTAEPSGLGMIVVFEELFWGDAGIALSILGTGLAAASVAGSGTPEQIGEFLPQMFGTVDKPEVAAFCASEPNAGSDVGSILTRARYDEATDEWVLNGTKTWATNGGIANVHVVVASVHPELGTRGQASFIIPPGTKGLSQGQKFLKHGIRASHTAEVVLDDVRIPGRLIVGGKEKFDAKIAKVREGKKAAGQAAMATFERTRPTVGAMAVGVSRAAYEYALDYACEREQFGRKIGDFQGVAFKLADMKARIDAARLLVYRAGWMARNGKQFENAEGSMAKLVASETAVYVTDEAIQILGGNGYTREYPVERMHRDAKIFTIFEGTSEIQRLVMGRAITGLPIR, encoded by the coding sequence ATGACCTTCTCCCTGGAGTTGTCCTCCGACCTGCTCGACGTGCAGAAGTGGGTACACGAATTCGCCGCCGACGTCGTGCGGCCCGCCGCCGCCGAGTGGGATGAGCGCGAGGAAACCCCCTGGCCGATCATCCAGGAGGCCGCCAAGGTGGGCCTCTACTCGCTGGAGATGATGGCCGAACAAACCGCCGAACCCTCCGGCCTCGGCATGATCGTCGTCTTCGAGGAACTGTTCTGGGGCGATGCGGGTATCGCGCTGTCCATCCTGGGCACCGGACTGGCCGCAGCGTCCGTCGCCGGATCCGGCACCCCCGAGCAGATCGGTGAGTTCCTGCCCCAGATGTTCGGCACCGTCGACAAGCCCGAGGTCGCCGCGTTCTGCGCATCCGAACCCAACGCCGGCTCCGATGTCGGCTCGATCCTGACCCGGGCCCGCTATGACGAGGCCACCGACGAATGGGTGCTCAACGGCACCAAGACCTGGGCCACCAACGGCGGCATCGCCAACGTCCATGTCGTCGTGGCCTCGGTACACCCCGAACTCGGCACCCGCGGGCAGGCGTCGTTCATCATCCCGCCCGGCACAAAGGGTCTCAGCCAGGGCCAGAAGTTCCTCAAGCACGGTATCCGCGCCTCACACACCGCCGAGGTGGTCCTCGACGATGTCCGCATTCCCGGGCGCCTGATCGTCGGCGGCAAGGAGAAGTTCGACGCGAAGATCGCCAAGGTGCGCGAGGGCAAGAAGGCCGCCGGCCAGGCCGCGATGGCGACCTTCGAGCGGACCCGCCCCACCGTCGGCGCGATGGCCGTCGGCGTCTCGCGCGCGGCCTACGAGTACGCGCTCGACTACGCCTGCGAGCGTGAGCAATTCGGCCGCAAGATCGGCGATTTCCAGGGTGTCGCGTTCAAGCTGGCCGACATGAAGGCCCGCATCGACGCCGCCCGCCTGCTGGTGTACCGGGCCGGCTGGATGGCGCGCAATGGCAAGCAGTTCGAGAACGCCGAGGGGTCGATGGCCAAACTGGTGGCCAGCGAGACCGCCGTGTACGTCACCGATGAGGCCATCCAGATCCTCGGCGGCAACGGCTACACCCGCGAGTACCCCGTCGAACGGATGCACCGTGACGCAAAGATCTTCACGATCTTCGAAGGCACCAGTGAAATCCAGCGTCTGGTGATGGGCCGCGCCATCACCGGCCTGCCCATTCGCTGA